In Blautia sp. SC05B48, a single genomic region encodes these proteins:
- a CDS encoding flavin reductase family protein encodes MRKDFGAKPYTYPQPVLMIATYGEDGKPDVMNAAWGGISDDKEISICVSESHKTTENILKKGAFTVSMADVDHMTACDYVGIVSGNKEPDKFAKAGFTAEKSEKVDAPIIKELPICVECKLKSYDKETCRLVGEIVNVSVDERVLDKNGNVDVAKAAPITFDPFNNAYIRLGEKVGDAFKAGAALK; translated from the coding sequence ATGAGAAAAGATTTTGGTGCAAAACCTTATACCTATCCACAGCCAGTATTAATGATCGCCACATATGGCGAGGATGGCAAACCGGACGTTATGAATGCTGCCTGGGGCGGAATCAGTGATGATAAGGAAATTTCCATCTGTGTCAGTGAGAGTCACAAAACAACCGAAAATATTCTGAAAAAAGGCGCTTTCACAGTAAGCATGGCGGATGTGGATCATATGACAGCCTGCGATTATGTGGGAATTGTTTCCGGAAACAAAGAGCCGGATAAATTTGCAAAAGCCGGATTTACAGCAGAAAAGTCCGAAAAAGTAGATGCCCCCATCATCAAAGAGCTTCCCATCTGTGTAGAATGTAAACTGAAAAGCTACGACAAAGAAACCTGCCGTCTGGTTGGTGAGATCGTAAATGTCAGCGTGGACGAACGTGTTCTGGACAAAAACGGAAATGTAGATGTAGCAAAAGCTGCACCGATCACGTTTGATCCGTTTAACAACGCATATATCCGTCTTGGCGAAAAGGTGGGCGATGCTTTTAAAGCTGGAGCTGCATTGAAATAA
- a CDS encoding NUDIX hydrolase — protein sequence MEIFDIIDENGNPTGKTVERSIAHAEGIRHRTAHIWIIRRKNGRTEILLQKRSRNKDSFPGKFDTSSAGHIQAGDEPLESALRELKEELGIHAVPEDLQFAGKFPISFAKEFHGKMFRDEEIAFVYIYDHPVEIDRLTLQKEEVEEVQWFDLEETYQQCRQHRDKFCVPLGGLQLVREFIKNNNNNEYKGEKQS from the coding sequence ATGGAAATATTTGATATCATAGATGAAAACGGAAATCCCACCGGAAAGACCGTAGAACGGAGCATTGCCCATGCAGAGGGAATCCGCCATCGCACTGCGCATATCTGGATCATCCGCCGGAAAAATGGAAGAACAGAGATCCTTCTTCAAAAAAGATCCAGAAACAAGGATTCTTTTCCAGGAAAATTTGATACTTCATCTGCAGGCCACATACAGGCAGGGGATGAACCGTTGGAATCAGCATTGCGGGAACTAAAGGAAGAACTGGGGATACATGCAGTGCCAGAAGATCTGCAGTTTGCAGGAAAATTCCCGATATCTTTTGCCAAAGAATTTCATGGAAAAATGTTCCGGGATGAAGAGATTGCCTTTGTTTATATCTACGATCATCCGGTAGAGATCGATCGTCTTACACTTCAGAAAGAAGAAGTAGAAGAGGTACAGTGGTTTGATCTGGAAGAAACGTATCAGCAGTGCAGACAGCACAGAGATAAATTCTGTGTTCCATTAGGAGGCCTGCAGCTTGTGCGGGAATTCATAAAAAATAACAACAATAACGAATATAAAGGAGAGAAACAGTCATGA
- a CDS encoding IS701 family transposase, with product MSILISIFISGYHGKTTDFAKNSSCHRTTIAHFLNSGKWDDSLLSDTLKCSVIEIIYSEAARTGKPVLCIVDDTIASKTKPSSQALHPIEDAYFHQSHLKGKPDYGHQAVAVMLSCNGIVLNYAFVMYNKSISKIDIVQSIAKELPVPPVMSYFLCDCWYVSEKIINTFAQRGFHTIGALKTNRLLYPSGMKKKLRELAAELSVTHREFDLVTVKKRNYYVYRYEGNLNGIENAVVLLSYPEKAFGNPKALRAFISTNAALSTQEILSWYVCRWPIEVFFRQCKDKLALDSYQIRSAQGIKRYWLLMSLAHFMCAVGTGRFCSFETGYHEICDTIQLEKYRYLFQCAKESNDFDSFMKFAV from the coding sequence ATGAGTATCCTAATCAGTATTTTCATTTCAGGATATCATGGAAAAACCACGGACTTTGCTAAAAACAGTTCCTGCCACAGAACTACGATTGCCCATTTCCTCAATTCCGGAAAATGGGATGATTCCTTACTTTCAGATACGTTAAAATGCTCTGTCATTGAGATTATTTATTCAGAAGCAGCACGCACCGGAAAACCTGTTCTCTGTATTGTGGACGATACGATTGCTTCAAAGACAAAGCCTTCGTCACAGGCTTTACATCCGATTGAAGATGCGTATTTTCACCAATCCCATTTAAAGGGAAAACCGGATTACGGGCATCAGGCAGTTGCTGTTATGCTTTCCTGCAATGGCATTGTTCTGAACTATGCTTTTGTAATGTACAATAAGTCAATTTCCAAGATTGACATTGTACAAAGCATTGCAAAGGAGCTGCCTGTTCCACCGGTAATGTCCTATTTTCTTTGCGACTGCTGGTATGTTTCTGAAAAGATAATCAATACCTTTGCACAGAGAGGGTTCCATACCATCGGTGCTTTGAAAACAAACCGTTTGCTGTATCCATCGGGAATGAAAAAGAAACTTCGTGAACTGGCCGCCGAATTGTCTGTTACACATCGTGAATTTGACCTTGTGACAGTCAAAAAACGAAACTATTATGTGTACCGGTACGAGGGAAACCTCAACGGCATAGAAAATGCGGTAGTTCTTTTGAGTTATCCGGAAAAAGCATTTGGTAATCCCAAAGCATTGCGTGCTTTCATCAGTACAAACGCAGCCCTGTCTACACAGGAGATTCTTTCCTGGTATGTGTGTCGATGGCCGATTGAAGTATTTTTCCGCCAGTGTAAGGATAAACTGGCACTGGACAGCTATCAGATACGCTCTGCACAGGGAATCAAAAGGTACTGGCTACTTATGTCACTGGCACATTTCATGTGTGCAGTGGGTACTGGTAGGTTCTGTTCGTTTGAAACTGGATATCACGAAATCTGTGATACCATTCAGCTGGAAAAGTATCGTTATCTTTTTCAATGCGCAAAGGAAAGCAATGATTTTGATTCATTTATGAAATTCGCAGTGTAG
- a CDS encoding AAA family ATPase has product MNIKRAKQEIRDSIEAYLAKDEFGEYRIPAIRQRPILLMGPPGIGKTQVMEQIARECGIALVSYTITHHTRQSAVGLPFIVKKNYGEEEFSVTEYTMSEIISSVYDKMEKTGLKEGILFIDEINCVSETLAPMMLQFLQGKTFGNQKVPEGWVIVTAGNPPEYNKSVREFDVVTLDRIKKIDVEADFDVWKEYAYQQGIHPAVISYLELRRKNFYRVENTVDGKIFATARGWEDLSRLIQVYEILGKTVDREVVSQYIQHRMIAKDFASYLALYYKYRTDYKVEDILKGKWDSITLGKIRTASLDEHLSIVSLLNGKLSELFTECYLTDAYLTKLYDYMVYFREDQDILTAKNLMEKAEADLEKDKKSELLTKQQERIQKRVVSFFENASGLKSASESTGSDKTGSGSEPAGGRSAAAESEVLSSNRNYEFVKALFESETEAYENRTDEISFTLQNVFDFMEAAFGDSQEMVAFITELNANYYSLWFIRENGSDQYYRHNKGLLFDDRQKMILGQMEEVENILNNGIM; this is encoded by the coding sequence ATGAACATAAAACGAGCAAAACAGGAGATCAGAGATTCCATAGAAGCATATCTTGCAAAAGACGAATTCGGTGAGTACCGGATCCCGGCAATCCGTCAGAGACCGATCCTTCTTATGGGCCCTCCGGGAATCGGAAAGACACAGGTTATGGAGCAGATCGCAAGGGAATGCGGGATTGCCCTTGTTTCTTATACTATTACCCACCACACCAGACAGAGTGCCGTGGGACTTCCTTTCATTGTAAAAAAGAATTACGGTGAGGAAGAATTTTCTGTCACGGAATATACCATGAGTGAGATCATTTCATCCGTTTACGACAAAATGGAAAAAACAGGTCTGAAAGAAGGCATCCTGTTCATTGATGAGATCAACTGCGTATCTGAAACACTGGCACCGATGATGCTGCAGTTCCTTCAGGGAAAAACCTTCGGAAACCAGAAGGTGCCGGAAGGCTGGGTAATCGTCACAGCAGGCAACCCGCCGGAATATAACAAATCCGTCCGGGAATTCGATGTGGTCACTCTGGACCGTATCAAGAAGATTGATGTGGAGGCAGACTTTGATGTATGGAAGGAATACGCCTACCAGCAGGGAATTCATCCGGCGGTGATCTCCTATCTGGAGCTTCGCAGAAAAAATTTCTACAGGGTGGAGAATACCGTAGACGGAAAGATCTTTGCCACAGCCAGAGGCTGGGAGGATCTTTCACGTCTGATCCAGGTTTATGAGATCCTTGGAAAAACCGTAGACCGTGAGGTGGTCAGCCAGTACATCCAGCACAGGATGATCGCGAAGGATTTCGCCAGCTATCTGGCTCTTTATTATAAGTACAGAACGGATTATAAAGTGGAGGACATCCTGAAAGGAAAGTGGGATTCCATTACCCTGGGTAAGATCCGCACGGCCTCTCTGGATGAGCATCTGAGCATTGTAAGCCTTCTCAATGGAAAGCTCAGCGAGCTTTTTACAGAATGCTATCTTACCGATGCCTATCTCACGAAACTGTATGATTATATGGTGTACTTCAGAGAAGATCAGGACATCCTCACAGCAAAAAATCTCATGGAAAAAGCAGAGGCGGATCTTGAAAAGGACAAAAAGAGTGAGCTTCTTACAAAACAGCAGGAGCGTATACAGAAACGTGTTGTGTCATTCTTTGAAAATGCGTCCGGATTGAAATCAGCTTCGGAATCAACCGGATCAGATAAAACCGGATCAGGTTCAGAGCCGGCAGGAGGCAGAAGTGCTGCAGCAGAATCGGAAGTTTTATCGTCAAACAGGAACTATGAGTTTGTGAAAGCCCTCTTTGAATCCGAAACCGAAGCCTACGAAAACCGAACCGACGAAATATCCTTTACTCTTCAGAACGTTTTCGACTTTATGGAAGCTGCCTTTGGGGACAGTCAGGAAATGGTGGCATTTATCACGGAACTGAATGCCAACTACTATAGTCTCTGGTTCATTCGGGAGAACGGTTCCGACCAGTATTACAGGCATAATAAAGGTCTTCTTTTTGACGACCGCCAGAAAATGATTCTGGGTCAGATGGAGGAAGTGGAAAACATTCTCAATAATGGAATAATGTAA
- a CDS encoding vWA domain-containing protein: MGSSILRAARDELYLGMRFLDVALSSFVYRMDGSVSPFGTDGAVIYFHPAQLGGLYRENRILVNRGYLHMVFHCIFRHFGKPGADKRLWNLSCDIAVEHMIDGIYHRSVRYSRSLLRRETYRLLEKEKKTLNAEWIYKILKEQFLKEKELLQLEKEFYVDDHKYWVNQQPNQKPNPLMSKKWGDISDGIETDLETFSREAGEQDGDFLDQLKIENRERYDYRDFLRKFAVFREELTVDPDSFDHNFYTYGLSLYGNMPLIEPLETREVKKVSEFVIVIDTSMSCSGELVRRFLEETYGILSDSGNFFQKVNIHIIQCDEKVHSDVKITGREELQDYMDSLELYGDGGTDFRPAFAYVEELMEKREFENLKGLVYFTDGYGIFPAKMPPYRTAFAFMEQEPEDVDIPAWAMKLVITEDELEDKRDTSIK, encoded by the coding sequence ATCGGCAGCAGCATCCTGCGGGCGGCAAGAGACGAGCTGTATCTGGGCATGCGCTTTCTGGACGTGGCGCTGAGCAGCTTTGTTTATCGGATGGATGGTTCGGTCAGTCCATTTGGAACAGACGGGGCTGTGATATACTTCCATCCGGCGCAGCTTGGCGGGCTTTATAGGGAGAACCGGATACTTGTGAACCGGGGATATCTTCACATGGTGTTCCACTGTATTTTCCGACATTTCGGAAAGCCAGGGGCAGACAAGCGCCTATGGAATTTAAGCTGTGACATTGCGGTGGAGCATATGATCGACGGTATTTATCACCGCTCAGTCCGATATTCCAGAAGTCTTCTTCGGAGGGAGACCTACCGTCTTCTGGAAAAGGAAAAGAAGACGTTGAATGCGGAGTGGATCTACAAGATTTTGAAAGAACAGTTCCTGAAGGAAAAAGAACTGCTGCAGCTGGAAAAAGAGTTCTATGTGGATGATCACAAATACTGGGTCAACCAGCAGCCGAATCAGAAACCCAATCCCCTGATGAGCAAAAAATGGGGAGATATCAGCGATGGGATCGAAACAGACCTGGAGACTTTTTCCAGGGAGGCAGGAGAACAGGACGGAGATTTTCTGGATCAGCTGAAAATAGAGAACAGAGAACGGTATGATTACCGGGATTTTCTGCGGAAGTTTGCGGTATTCCGGGAAGAGCTGACGGTAGATCCGGATAGCTTTGATCATAATTTTTATACCTATGGGCTTTCTCTTTATGGGAATATGCCGCTGATTGAACCCCTGGAAACCAGAGAAGTGAAAAAAGTTTCGGAATTTGTCATCGTGATCGATACCTCCATGTCCTGTTCTGGGGAACTGGTGCGGAGATTTCTGGAGGAAACTTACGGAATCTTAAGTGACAGCGGGAATTTTTTCCAAAAGGTAAATATACACATTATCCAGTGTGACGAGAAGGTGCATTCAGATGTGAAAATCACCGGCAGAGAAGAACTGCAGGATTACATGGATAGTCTGGAGCTTTACGGCGATGGGGGCACAGATTTTCGCCCGGCTTTTGCTTATGTGGAAGAGCTGATGGAGAAACGAGAGTTTGAAAATCTGAAAGGCCTGGTGTATTTTACAGACGGTTACGGCATTTTTCCGGCAAAGATGCCGCCATACCGGACTGCATTTGCATTTATGGAGCAGGAGCCGGAGGATGTGGATATCCCGGCCTGGGCCATGAAGCTGGTGATCACGGAGGATGAACTGGAGGATAAGCGGGATACGTCGATAAAGTAA